The following are from one region of the Nitrospira sp. genome:
- a CDS encoding caspase family protein — protein MGLLVGCASEQLDGTSKLELKDPRSANPFDVVDCLLPGQIRQLGTRVTYLTDRRPIRTTAEDCAIRGGEYVALDRADYRTALTVWISAAEGGDPDAQYYVGVLYEKGADGRPNYPKAASWYRQAAERGVSRAAVNLGRLYEQGIGVEKSSAEAGKWFAKASGLREGNLADVESGSNSAPAGDPQVRLDIVQQELEQTRSRLAERTSLLDDERRRLQQLKEEGRTSDNRPASTVSDVIAKQERLLKARESEVAKLQMQVLSLKEAAQKQVSLIRQSPPQDLGLAGPFLQIVDPPVMVTRGIRVEQGRIPVVIQPGRPLRLTGRVIAHAGLRSLTANGASVVVDEQGTFSLPVQTSQGTRSAVPMDLVAIDRQDKQGNMKLMVRSGAAAAGEGETTTGLSRVGQYHALVIGNDHYRQWTPLNTAIADATAVANVLQDQYGFHVKVIKDSSRKETLKALNDYRKTLSERDDLLIYYAGHGFLEPEIDRGYWIPVEGDLLDNTEWIEFPAVTDLLELIPAKQVLVVADSCFAGKLVRSAMARLNPEVQDQARQLLLRSIADRKIRTTLTSGGAKPVLDDGGAGHSIFAAAFLAVLSENTTALETERLFWTVRARVAEAAERMKVEQVPTYGPIHMAGHEGLGDFVFVPTQARR, from the coding sequence ATGGGACTGCTCGTAGGCTGTGCGTCAGAGCAGCTCGATGGCACGTCAAAGCTCGAGTTAAAAGACCCACGATCTGCCAATCCGTTTGATGTGGTCGATTGTCTTCTTCCCGGGCAGATCAGGCAACTTGGCACTCGTGTGACCTATCTCACTGACCGTCGGCCAATCAGGACGACAGCGGAAGATTGCGCGATTCGTGGTGGAGAGTACGTCGCGCTTGATCGGGCAGACTACCGGACGGCGCTCACGGTATGGATCAGTGCGGCAGAGGGAGGGGACCCAGATGCGCAGTACTACGTGGGAGTCTTGTATGAGAAGGGCGCCGATGGACGGCCGAACTATCCCAAGGCGGCATCCTGGTATCGACAGGCTGCTGAGCGCGGCGTCAGTCGAGCGGCAGTGAATTTAGGGCGGTTGTATGAACAGGGAATCGGCGTCGAGAAAAGTAGCGCTGAGGCCGGAAAGTGGTTTGCCAAGGCAAGCGGGCTGAGGGAAGGGAATCTGGCCGATGTGGAGAGCGGAAGCAACAGCGCTCCGGCGGGAGATCCACAGGTTCGATTGGATATCGTTCAACAAGAACTCGAACAGACCCGTAGTCGGCTGGCCGAACGGACCAGCCTACTCGATGACGAGCGGCGCAGGCTGCAGCAGTTGAAGGAGGAGGGGAGAACTTCGGATAACCGGCCTGCGTCAACAGTCAGCGATGTGATTGCCAAGCAGGAGCGACTGCTCAAAGCCCGTGAGAGCGAAGTGGCAAAGCTGCAGATGCAGGTGCTGTCTTTGAAGGAGGCTGCCCAAAAACAAGTTTCATTGATCCGGCAATCTCCTCCTCAGGATCTTGGTCTTGCTGGGCCTTTTCTCCAGATCGTCGATCCGCCCGTCATGGTGACGAGGGGAATACGAGTTGAGCAAGGCCGGATTCCAGTCGTGATCCAACCGGGACGGCCGCTGCGTCTCACGGGACGTGTGATCGCTCACGCTGGTCTTCGGTCACTCACCGCCAATGGAGCCTCGGTGGTCGTCGACGAACAGGGAACCTTCTCGTTGCCTGTCCAGACAAGCCAGGGGACCAGATCGGCTGTGCCCATGGATCTTGTCGCCATCGATAGGCAGGACAAACAGGGCAACATGAAGCTGATGGTGAGGTCTGGTGCAGCGGCTGCCGGCGAGGGAGAGACCACAACTGGTCTCTCAAGGGTTGGGCAGTACCATGCTCTTGTTATCGGAAATGATCACTATCGCCAATGGACTCCGCTGAACACCGCCATTGCGGATGCGACTGCTGTAGCGAACGTGTTGCAGGATCAATATGGTTTCCATGTCAAGGTGATCAAGGATTCCAGTAGAAAGGAGACGTTAAAAGCGCTCAATGACTATCGGAAGACTCTGTCTGAGCGGGACGATTTACTCATTTACTATGCAGGGCATGGGTTTCTTGAACCTGAAATCGATCGAGGGTATTGGATCCCGGTTGAAGGAGACCTTCTGGACAATACGGAGTGGATCGAGTTCCCGGCCGTGACCGACTTGCTGGAGTTGATTCCGGCTAAGCAAGTGCTCGTCGTTGCCGATTCCTGTTTCGCCGGTAAACTCGTTCGTTCAGCCATGGCCAGGCTCAATCCTGAGGTGCAAGACCAAGCCAGGCAATTGCTGCTGAGGTCGATTGCCGACAGGAAAATTCGCACCACCCTCACATCCGGCGGTGCCAAACCGGTTCTCGATGACGGTGGCGCGGGGCATTCCATTTTTGCGGCGGCTTTCCTAGCTGTGCTTTCGGAAAACACGACTGCATTGGAAACGGAGCGGTTATTCTGGACGGTGAGGGCGCGAGTCGCAGAAGCAGCCGAGCGAATGAAGGTGGAGCAGGTCCCGACCTATGGTCCTATAC
- a CDS encoding autotransporter outer membrane beta-barrel domain-containing protein has translation MMYQDSQSGKRTFILAISLGIGLLQFAQPMASTAQVLNQRVNELLANNCAGLGANVVGGNALLLGPNLNALCQFPNTGAASSTGGGAASVQGSAASILNRALLQRLNEIEEEEGQEHKRSSSLMFNPIGSLMSGFAGNQSVSSPFYAATTAGGGSAASFNTGSRSRWNGVGFFASGLVESLNRDITTFQDGYKSTILGITAGADYRFSKKLVAGLALSYSNTDGSFRSGGDFSTNSYGGILFASYVPTDKTFVQITGGYTRNNYLVARAASADSRTAGGTTGGNIVNGIASSNSNGDVFNLGFMTGYDHPIGRFTIGPRLGLNYSHTQIHNYRESGGTGIELKYDDQSINSLQSVLGVQGSAAFSTGLGVLVPQFNADYIHEFANSQRFIGVQFAEDLRATPTKFTFQNDVPVRNYFNLGTGLVMVLPNGWQPFVNFRAMVGNEQFTNYAGTFGLRIEL, from the coding sequence ATGATGTATCAGGATTCACAAAGCGGGAAGCGGACCTTCATTCTCGCCATAAGTCTTGGCATCGGTCTTCTACAGTTTGCTCAGCCCATGGCCTCGACCGCGCAGGTATTGAATCAACGAGTGAATGAGTTATTGGCGAATAACTGCGCGGGCCTGGGAGCGAACGTGGTCGGAGGAAACGCACTCTTGCTTGGCCCCAATCTTAACGCACTCTGTCAGTTTCCGAACACCGGCGCTGCTTCATCGACTGGAGGTGGAGCCGCCTCAGTTCAAGGATCTGCCGCATCGATTCTCAACAGAGCCTTGCTGCAACGATTGAATGAGATTGAAGAAGAGGAGGGGCAGGAGCATAAGCGCTCATCCTCACTCATGTTCAATCCGATCGGCTCATTGATGTCAGGGTTCGCGGGCAACCAGTCCGTGTCGTCTCCCTTTTATGCAGCTACGACAGCGGGAGGTGGGTCAGCGGCTTCGTTCAATACCGGCAGCCGCAGCCGCTGGAACGGGGTGGGATTTTTCGCCAGCGGACTCGTGGAATCACTGAACCGGGACATCACCACCTTTCAGGATGGTTATAAATCCACTATTCTCGGCATTACGGCGGGGGCCGATTATCGATTCAGCAAAAAACTCGTCGCCGGTCTTGCCTTGAGCTATTCAAATACCGATGGCTCCTTCCGCAGCGGTGGTGACTTCAGCACAAACTCCTATGGCGGGATTTTGTTCGCATCCTATGTGCCAACGGACAAAACCTTTGTCCAGATCACTGGTGGTTATACGCGAAACAATTATCTGGTGGCACGTGCCGCCTCAGCTGATTCCCGAACTGCTGGAGGAACGACCGGAGGAAATATTGTGAATGGTATCGCTTCCAGTAATTCCAACGGCGATGTCTTCAACCTTGGGTTCATGACGGGATACGATCATCCGATCGGCCGGTTTACCATCGGCCCTCGTCTAGGCCTCAATTACAGCCATACCCAGATTCACAATTACAGAGAATCCGGTGGGACAGGAATCGAACTCAAGTATGACGACCAAAGTATTAACTCATTGCAAAGCGTCTTAGGCGTCCAGGGATCAGCCGCGTTCAGTACGGGTTTGGGAGTCCTAGTTCCGCAATTTAATGCGGATTACATCCATGAGTTTGCCAATTCTCAGCGTTTTATCGGGGTCCAGTTTGCCGAAGACTTGCGCGCCACGCCGACCAAATTCACGTTCCAAAACGATGTTCCCGTTCGGAACTATTTCAATCTGGGGACTGGTCTCGTCATGGTCTTGCCCAACGGCTGGCAGCCGTTCGTGAATTTCCGGGCGATGGTAGGCAACGAGCAGTTTACTAATTACGCAGGGACATTCGGGCTGCGGATCGAACTCTAA
- a CDS encoding N-acetylmuramidase family protein: MAVSRIRGSTGLKNRRWMGPPRTPGPLGINDAADPSVLACLGDTPGPLGVQDSADPTSLSRHPGDSFWIGDATAVLSPICLPPVGLKPFSTTYAIPRPSSTNPPRISDTDIAKEATTLAVEPAVIYAVSKVESGGTTGFDDQGRPKILFEALWFNRFTEGRYDKSHPHLSQASWTGARRYYSIDQWTRLTEAFALNAEAALKSASWGKFQVMGFNHNGFDDVFTFCDAMFVSEAGHLRSFVAFCTDNKLVQYLRSKDWAKFALGYNGPAYKENKYDEKMESAYNEYKRSKGSIEN; the protein is encoded by the coding sequence ATGGCTGTTTCGAGAATTCGGGGTAGCACTGGACTGAAAAACCGCCGCTGGATGGGGCCGCCTCGCACGCCTGGCCCCCTGGGAATCAATGACGCGGCAGATCCCTCGGTTCTTGCTTGCTTGGGTGATACTCCCGGGCCCCTCGGCGTTCAGGACAGTGCGGATCCCACAAGCCTGTCACGCCATCCCGGCGATTCGTTCTGGATCGGAGATGCCACAGCGGTGCTGTCGCCGATTTGCCTTCCTCCTGTTGGGTTGAAGCCATTTTCGACCACCTATGCGATTCCAAGACCGAGTTCAACGAACCCACCACGTATCTCTGACACCGACATCGCCAAAGAGGCGACCACACTTGCGGTGGAACCTGCTGTGATCTATGCCGTTTCAAAGGTCGAATCCGGAGGCACAACCGGATTTGATGACCAGGGACGACCGAAGATCCTGTTTGAAGCACTTTGGTTCAACAGGTTCACGGAGGGTCGGTACGACAAAAGCCACCCGCATTTATCACAAGCCAGCTGGACCGGCGCGAGGAGGTATTACAGTATCGATCAGTGGACACGCCTTACCGAAGCATTCGCACTTAATGCTGAAGCGGCATTGAAGTCTGCCTCGTGGGGAAAATTTCAGGTTATGGGCTTCAACCACAACGGGTTCGATGATGTGTTTACATTCTGCGATGCAATGTTTGTTTCGGAGGCTGGGCATCTTCGGTCATTCGTTGCGTTTTGCACAGACAACAAGCTGGTTCAGTATCTGAGATCGAAAGACTGGGCGAAGTTCGCCCTAGGCTATAATGGTCCGGCTTACAAGGAGAACAAGTACGACGAAAAGATGGAGTCAGCGTACAACGAGTACAAAAGGAGCAAGGGGAGCATTGAGAATTGA
- a CDS encoding O-acetyl-ADP-ribose deacetylase yields MSNSIFPHTKPAAVQGTFLNGRIHVLVGDICTQRVDAIVNAANSTLLGGGGVDGAIHDAGGPVILEQCEEIRRTRYPHGLPTGEAVITSGGLLPARYVIHTVGPIKGAHGEQDASLLASCYTNCLHLAVQHKLRTLAFPAISTGIYGYPREEAAVVASEAISRFFARDSLLTEIRLIFFAERDAVLFLKHQCFPTKS; encoded by the coding sequence ATGAGTAACAGTATCTTTCCTCACACCAAACCGGCGGCGGTACAGGGAACCTTTTTGAATGGGCGTATCCATGTTCTGGTGGGGGACATCTGTACGCAACGAGTCGATGCCATCGTCAACGCTGCTAATTCCACCTTACTCGGCGGTGGGGGTGTGGACGGGGCGATCCATGACGCGGGTGGTCCAGTCATTCTGGAACAATGTGAAGAGATTCGGCGGACGCGATATCCGCATGGTCTCCCGACAGGTGAGGCCGTCATCACATCCGGCGGCTTATTGCCGGCGCGGTATGTGATCCACACTGTTGGCCCTATCAAAGGTGCGCATGGCGAACAGGATGCATCCTTGTTGGCTTCCTGTTACACCAATTGCCTGCATCTCGCGGTGCAGCACAAACTGCGAACTCTTGCCTTCCCGGCGATTTCGACAGGGATTTACGGCTATCCTCGTGAGGAGGCTGCCGTGGTGGCATCTGAGGCGATTAGTCGATTTTTCGCGCGAGACTCACTCCTCACAGAGATACGGTTAATCTTCTTTGCCGAACGGGACGCTGTTCTGTTCTTGAAGCACCAATGCTTCCCGACGAAGAGTTGA
- a CDS encoding TIGR02270 family protein, which translates to MIMLGVNRMESNPLSGIIEKIVSQHAEEAAFLWTMRERAVGAQHYSLRSVARLDERLEAHLDGLRVAGEPGWEICKEALGLEGPGEVFAAAVLAFESGHEDWMTTVLEVATRSPELARGLVSALGWIPHTQVKEQILNLLRNESPILKRIGLAASVIHRQDPGSALKDALSSPSPLLRARALRAIGELGRTDLLVLAKAGVNDADEGCRCAATWSALLLGDVTTIPLLQKIATQGELFSQGAMELVTRRMSSSQAKTWQQELAGKVETRRLAVQVSGLVGDPVSIPWLIDQMSGPALARVAGESFAIITGADLVNDMLEGKKPEGFEAGPTDNPEDEDVELDPDEHLAWPDPALINNWWGKHQKKFTNGTRYLLGNPVSIDWLQQVLRNGRQRHRAVAALELVMRQPGTALFNTSAPGFRQQALLK; encoded by the coding sequence ATGATCATGTTAGGTGTCAATAGAATGGAATCCAACCCGCTGTCAGGCATCATTGAAAAAATCGTGTCTCAACACGCCGAAGAAGCGGCGTTTCTGTGGACTATGCGGGAGAGGGCTGTGGGTGCGCAGCACTATTCGTTGAGAAGTGTGGCCAGGTTGGATGAACGTCTCGAGGCCCATCTGGACGGACTCAGGGTTGCCGGCGAACCAGGGTGGGAGATCTGTAAAGAGGCGCTCGGTTTAGAAGGACCAGGGGAAGTGTTTGCTGCGGCGGTCCTGGCTTTTGAGAGTGGCCATGAGGACTGGATGACTACTGTCCTCGAAGTTGCGACGAGATCGCCCGAGCTTGCACGAGGCCTGGTCTCGGCATTGGGATGGATTCCCCATACGCAGGTGAAGGAACAGATTCTCAACCTTCTACGGAATGAATCTCCTATTCTGAAGCGCATCGGCCTTGCTGCTTCGGTCATCCATCGTCAAGATCCTGGTTCAGCACTGAAAGACGCTTTATCGTCTCCTTCTCCGTTGCTTCGTGCACGAGCGCTACGAGCCATCGGAGAGCTTGGGCGAACAGACTTACTTGTTTTGGCCAAAGCCGGCGTGAACGATGCCGATGAGGGCTGCCGATGTGCAGCCACCTGGTCTGCGTTGTTGCTCGGTGACGTGACAACCATCCCTTTATTACAGAAGATCGCGACACAGGGCGAGCTCTTTTCACAGGGCGCCATGGAATTGGTCACGCGACGGATGTCTTCTTCCCAGGCCAAGACGTGGCAACAAGAACTGGCCGGCAAGGTGGAAACTCGTCGTTTGGCTGTGCAAGTGAGCGGCCTCGTCGGCGATCCTGTTTCGATTCCATGGCTGATCGATCAGATGTCTGGACCTGCGCTGGCTCGGGTTGCCGGAGAGTCATTTGCGATCATTACAGGAGCCGACCTCGTGAATGACATGTTAGAAGGCAAGAAGCCTGAAGGCTTCGAAGCCGGTCCGACAGACAATCCTGAGGATGAGGATGTTGAGCTGGATCCCGATGAACATCTCGCTTGGCCGGATCCTGCGCTGATAAACAATTGGTGGGGCAAACATCAAAAGAAATTCACCAACGGGACGCGGTACCTGCTTGGTAACCCCGTCAGCATTGACTGGCTCCAACAGGTGCTTCGCAATGGACGGCAACGCCACCGCGCCGTGGCCGCGCTTGAATTGGTCATGCGCCAACCAGGCACGGCACTTTTCAACACTAGCGCTCCCGGCTTCCGACAGCAGGCGCTGCTGAAATAG
- a CDS encoding DUF3396 domain-containing protein, translating to MTDQPTSTVAGFNIREGDSRLVSVCCDVVLYTGQDLSAIPRSVLHIYEKFLSLCPPGVLRWYATENMTRHKACTPRALDMLRGWLRPGAPPRDVLSIELKDGARYDDASEHSFFVWGEEQGYPGYGVDANVVRCAFPARWAMEKPGELLAFAVDACEHFPFHSGHAGFALSLSPYHQEKSDRAAWGLSIQHPGLDISRSVVDSVALRREGIKGVNWLTMLGREFADRLGGIKALRQQLTDSVGVLPVTAGVILQAGPAPLWGHVNRGELLPDYRSVYNAVASLQEPIIERYGALDLPGGDHRDKTKMWLRRFANGG from the coding sequence ATGACTGATCAGCCAACCAGCACTGTAGCCGGATTCAATATCAGGGAGGGCGATTCGAGGCTAGTCTCCGTTTGCTGCGACGTGGTCCTCTACACGGGACAGGACCTTTCGGCCATCCCCAGGTCTGTCTTGCACATCTACGAAAAATTCCTGTCGCTTTGCCCGCCGGGCGTTTTGCGGTGGTATGCCACGGAGAACATGACGCGTCACAAAGCTTGCACACCACGCGCCCTGGACATGTTACGGGGTTGGCTAAGGCCTGGGGCGCCTCCGCGCGATGTCCTAAGTATTGAACTCAAGGATGGTGCTCGGTACGATGATGCGAGCGAGCACTCGTTCTTTGTTTGGGGCGAGGAGCAGGGGTATCCTGGCTACGGTGTTGATGCAAATGTCGTCCGTTGTGCGTTCCCTGCGCGATGGGCGATGGAAAAGCCTGGAGAGTTGCTCGCCTTTGCTGTCGACGCGTGTGAACATTTTCCGTTCCATTCCGGGCATGCGGGATTCGCCCTTTCACTTAGCCCATATCATCAAGAGAAAAGCGACAGAGCCGCTTGGGGTCTGTCAATACAACACCCTGGGCTGGACATATCCCGTTCAGTCGTTGACTCGGTGGCTCTTCGACGCGAGGGGATTAAGGGTGTCAATTGGTTAACCATGCTTGGGAGGGAATTTGCCGACCGACTTGGAGGTATTAAAGCTTTGCGCCAGCAATTAACTGACTCGGTGGGCGTACTTCCCGTGACCGCAGGCGTGATCCTTCAAGCGGGCCCCGCCCCACTTTGGGGACACGTTAATCGCGGCGAGCTGCTTCCCGATTACCGCTCAGTATACAATGCTGTGGCATCATTGCAGGAACCTATCATCGAGAGATATGGAGCCCTGGATCTCCCGGGTGGGGACCACCGTGACAAAACAAAGATGTGGTTAAGGAGGTTCGCCAATGGCGGCTGA
- a CDS encoding DUF4150 domain-containing protein: protein MSSVAIHPPKTPVTKGSRGIAKATLPNVCKMPGPPAPFVPAPLPNIAKSELSPKDYSTTVKIEGNAVAIRGATFESIGDMASKGTGGGLISANCHGPAKFITPGSMTVKIEGKSVHLLGEPMLNNCGASGSPPNTGAAM, encoded by the coding sequence ATGTCTAGCGTAGCGATCCATCCACCCAAAACGCCGGTCACAAAAGGCAGCAGAGGCATTGCCAAGGCGACGTTGCCGAATGTCTGTAAGATGCCAGGTCCGCCGGCGCCCTTTGTGCCTGCGCCGTTGCCCAACATCGCGAAATCAGAACTCTCGCCAAAAGACTACTCGACGACGGTCAAAATCGAAGGCAATGCAGTTGCGATTCGAGGTGCAACCTTCGAGAGCATAGGTGATATGGCCAGCAAAGGAACTGGAGGGGGTCTCATATCAGCAAATTGCCATGGACCTGCTAAGTTCATCACCCCCGGCTCTATGACAGTAAAGATTGAGGGAAAGAGTGTTCATCTACTTGGCGAACCTATGTTGAACAATTGTGGGGCGAGTGGAAGTCCGCCGAATACGGGGGCGGCAATGTAA
- a CDS encoding DUF2169 domain-containing protein: MWSITNHTPYKAKKTWGRDKDGVHEWIVAVKGTYDIKADGTVVLANEQLDPLLAPEYNGEPGVSSLRYDADLVAPKPTTDVVINGTAYAPKGRPSTEFLVSVRVAQIHKVIRVVGNRRWKRGLFGLKPSKAEPITQLPIIYERAYGGYDQTDPDPKKQRMDPRNPVGCGVVAKSKNRLGQPLPNFQYPKGSIEKAGPAGFGAIDSHWSPRRELMGTYDKAWQQHRLPLLPEDWDPHSLQCAPKDQRPDMHLFGGEDVELVNLTPNGVLRFILPKVHCIFSTRIDGRREEHRSRVSTVIIEPDNSRVMMVWLTSLACRTNVDYLEETVVREKPYIR; encoded by the coding sequence ATGTGGTCCATAACGAACCATACGCCGTATAAGGCTAAGAAAACGTGGGGGCGTGATAAAGACGGCGTGCACGAGTGGATTGTGGCCGTCAAGGGAACCTATGACATCAAGGCCGACGGAACAGTTGTGCTGGCGAACGAACAGCTCGATCCACTGCTGGCTCCTGAGTATAACGGCGAGCCAGGGGTATCGAGTCTGCGCTATGATGCCGATCTTGTCGCTCCCAAGCCCACCACAGATGTAGTGATCAATGGCACGGCCTATGCTCCGAAGGGACGACCGAGCACCGAATTTCTGGTTTCGGTTCGTGTCGCTCAAATACACAAGGTGATTCGGGTCGTAGGGAACCGGCGGTGGAAGCGAGGATTGTTCGGTCTCAAACCTTCAAAAGCCGAACCCATCACTCAGCTGCCGATCATCTACGAACGCGCCTACGGTGGATACGACCAAACTGATCCTGATCCGAAAAAGCAGCGTATGGATCCACGCAATCCTGTCGGCTGCGGCGTCGTTGCGAAATCAAAAAATCGGCTGGGGCAGCCGCTCCCGAATTTCCAGTATCCCAAGGGAAGTATCGAGAAGGCAGGCCCAGCCGGTTTTGGTGCAATCGACAGCCATTGGTCTCCTCGCCGCGAGCTGATGGGCACTTACGATAAGGCTTGGCAACAGCACCGTCTTCCCCTCTTGCCTGAAGATTGGGATCCCCACTCACTGCAATGTGCCCCCAAGGATCAACGCCCTGACATGCATCTATTCGGGGGCGAAGATGTGGAGCTCGTCAACTTGACTCCGAATGGAGTACTGCGATTCATCTTGCCGAAGGTCCACTGTATCTTCAGCACCCGCATTGACGGGCGTAGGGAAGAGCACCGCAGCCGGGTTTCAACGGTGATTATCGAGCCGGACAATTCGCGTGTAATGATGGTGTGGCTGACCTCGTTGGCCTGCCGGACGAACGTCGATTATCTAGAAGAAACCGTCGTGCGGGAGAAGCCGTATATCAGATGA
- a CDS encoding methyltransferase domain-containing protein — translation MPYKSLPIEWTAPERLAVASLLHGGPRPPLDTYRVLELGCGDGSNLLPLAYYRRNATFVGVDGARSQIEIADSRKAALGLPNIEFIHADFLTAAKQISGQFNYIIAHGVFSWVPKDVRDALLSLCAERLRDGGLLYLNYNTRPGWNVRGMVREFLLAQTAEISSLLDRAQAAQDVAAKVVASLTIGEHPYSQLLSNEFKFVCENHVSYVAHEFLAIDNHAYWRSEFLGLAERCGFQHVADADFNYPSGKIPEDLGPRLRADGIMGRGFEDTVDLLSYRQLHTPILTKSPWTRQPLTIEEFANLFIASCLSPCASSDTEHQMFQHPSGYQVEAKEEVIWAALNRLQPRWPRGVRIGDAFLDVTHVIDDLRILHRNGLIELRCIEPSECGECSESLNRLEARWGGYVTTPYHTRESVPSEFEADCIYTRTCPQEETQQCGP, via the coding sequence TTGCCCTATAAATCTCTTCCCATCGAATGGACAGCGCCCGAGCGACTGGCCGTCGCCTCCCTGCTTCATGGTGGGCCGCGACCGCCGCTTGATACCTATCGAGTGCTCGAACTTGGATGTGGAGACGGATCAAATCTCTTGCCGTTAGCCTACTATCGCAGGAATGCGACGTTTGTCGGGGTCGACGGCGCGCGCAGCCAGATCGAGATTGCCGATTCCCGTAAGGCAGCATTGGGATTGCCCAACATCGAATTTATCCATGCGGATTTCCTTACAGCCGCCAAACAAATCTCGGGTCAGTTCAACTACATCATCGCGCACGGGGTTTTCTCATGGGTTCCCAAGGATGTCCGTGATGCCTTGCTGAGCCTCTGCGCCGAACGCCTCCGCGACGGAGGTCTCCTGTATCTGAACTACAACACAAGGCCTGGCTGGAATGTCCGGGGAATGGTACGGGAGTTTCTACTCGCGCAAACGGCTGAGATATCAAGCCTGCTGGACCGTGCCCAAGCGGCGCAGGATGTGGCCGCCAAAGTCGTCGCTTCATTGACGATAGGCGAGCACCCCTATTCGCAACTGTTATCGAATGAATTTAAGTTTGTGTGTGAAAACCACGTGTCCTATGTCGCCCACGAATTCCTTGCCATCGATAACCACGCCTATTGGCGGAGTGAATTTCTGGGTCTTGCGGAACGCTGCGGATTCCAACATGTAGCCGATGCAGATTTCAATTACCCTTCTGGCAAGATTCCGGAAGACTTGGGACCTCGACTCAGGGCAGATGGAATCATGGGGCGTGGATTCGAAGACACAGTGGACCTTCTAAGCTATCGACAGCTCCATACGCCGATCCTGACAAAAAGTCCGTGGACGCGACAGCCTCTTACGATTGAGGAGTTCGCGAACCTCTTCATCGCCTCCTGTCTCAGCCCTTGTGCCTCGAGCGATACAGAACATCAGATGTTCCAACATCCTTCCGGCTACCAAGTAGAAGCCAAGGAGGAGGTCATCTGGGCAGCGCTCAACAGGCTGCAACCTCGGTGGCCGCGAGGTGTGCGCATTGGTGATGCATTCCTTGACGTCACCCATGTGATAGACGATTTAAGGATCTTACACCGCAATGGGCTCATCGAACTCCGTTGCATCGAGCCCAGTGAGTGTGGCGAATGTTCGGAGTCGCTGAACAGGTTGGAAGCCCGCTGGGGTGGATATGTGACGACGCCCTACCATACAAGGGAGTCGGTCCCATCAGAGTTCGAAGCGGATTGCATCTATACGAGGACGTGCCCGCAGGAAGAAACACAGCAATGTGGTCCATAA